The DNA sequence tttataaaaagaattattattagcactttaaaattttcattttacattctaaattttctataattagaaagaaaaatatatttgtgaggagtgtagaatgaaatttttggaatgttaataacaatttccGTTATAGATATacaaacatatacatatacatatatatatatatatgtatatataaaattaaGCAAAAGGATGGATGGATGAGAATGTTAGAAGAAGAACGTGagatttgttttgttgttggttGTTGGATTATTCAGATCAAACGGCAACGATCAATTTATTACTTGGGGTCCCTTCTTTGCAAGGTCAACTAAGCGTGAAAATAGACCTAGCTCCAAAAGCCAGAACTCCAACTTGGTTCTCGTCATGCTGAATTTGGCACCctaaaaaagaaagtaaaataaaacTTAAGTTCTTAATTTTATGGACGTGGAATCTTGACTTGGACTAAATATACACATGAATGTTGTTTAATTTGAGTTATAAAttatgtggtggtggtggttcacGGGAACTAAACTCTGTGATCCGCTGGATTTTGTGTAGGTGTTCTTGGTTTTGTTATCCCAAACCTAAACTAAACTAATCCACAGGACCACCAAAagtttttttctaatttatttatggGGCATTTATTTGGCAATGCTAAATAGATCATCTActtaaatcatattttgtagGTCACATGATATAGCGGTTGATAGTTGGATTCTTTCTTTTAactattaatataaaaaaatccaatcatcaactgtCATATCATGtggtttacaaaatatgatCTTAAAACATGGCCTCTCTtgcatttttcttaatttttattgtAGTAATAAAATTTTCTTGTTGGCTGATCACGGCTACAAACAACCTCAGTCCTgctaagtaatttaaaaattttcCACATACTcgtttatatttgtttttgtaagaagtacttcaactcatatgtgctttttttttttaataagaaacGCAAcaaaaatttatgaaaaacccTAATGCTTGTAGAAAAATATTGGAAATTGCTTCCTAAACTCTTTTTGTTATGTAATAGAAGATGTTTTACGATTGAGAGTTAATTTAGTTGATTCCggcaaatatttttataaataaagttTTGTTATCTGAACGTCTttattcattttaaaagcattgcAAAACACACCGTGTCTGAAATAGTTTGGCTTTTCAAATTCTAATCGTCTATTACAAAGACTCGAAATGGTGGAGAACTACAATATGCAAAGGAACAGAAATGACCAGATAGGCAATGAATGAACTTGTATGAGTTTATTAGCTAACTCGTTACGCAAAAgtacaaaacacaaaccttaCAAGAAAAATCCTATCTCAAACCTTCTCATGTATAAAACATTAACTTAAGAAGTGGCTTGATTTAcctaaaaaagtaaaaatgaagAATTGCTAATGCTTTCACATTAGATGCTCAATGACATGCTTATTTTGTATGCTTTACGAAGGTCAACAAGAACAGCGGTGATTTCTTCCTCCCTACTTCACGATGAAAGATGCTAGTATCAGTCGTCATGATAAGTGCGGTGAAATTTTTACCATTAGTTAACATGAGTTTCACACAAATCACTAGCAAATATGCATTGTGAAAGATACTAGCGGCAATCGCGCATGGAAGCCTGACGCAATATGTCTATTATTGATTAATGTGAGTCTCATATAAATCAGAGATAGCACTACGACTGATATTAACATGACTCTTTCATCATTCCAACTTTGACTGTGTCAAGCTAGCAACAATAATTCGGCGGAAGATCATCAAGTGCGATCACACCAACTTGTTTGAACTTAATCAAGAACAGAAGGGTATTAATTCGATAGTTAAACTGATGAATTGCATGAGAGGAAAACTTTTTCCTAAAAATATACAAACAGAAACATAATTTTCCTTCTTTCAAAGGCAACTAGGGTTTTCTTCAAAAAGTAATCATTGTATGAGTTGACTTCTTCACACATTAAGGCGTTAAACATCATGTCATTTATGACTAAAAGTGTAGGACTGCAAATATTATATCAGAAACCGTCCAGATCTACGGAAAATGATACTCTTCAGATTCCTTCCACCAAATTCACCCTATCAATCAATTCGaatgtttgaaatttgatcaaacaactaaagttattataactttaaaagaagccttttatttttaatcgttagatcaaatttcaaagattcGAACTGATTGATAAGATAGATTTGGTAGAAAAGATCCGGATAAAATCCCTTTTTCCAGATCTACGACCCTTTTGAGGAAGGATAAGATGTGCACTGACATCACTACAGACCAGCGTTACACCACCTCAATTTCTGCTTGGGTTTGCCGACCAACTTCTTTCACATTGGAGTTTCCGTGGGTCCATAACATAATTTTCCATCCTaatgttttaaatttaaatcaTAGATTAATGTCGGTTAGTTAAGAGTATTCACCTCATGCACCGGGGTCTTGAGTTAGGTCTCGACCTTTCCCCAGTATCGCTTGTATAGAACGACCATAACTGGCTGGAAGTCATCTTAAACTACTGGTtaacaaacaagaaaatgagacaCGGGTTGAAACACAACTGAATATCTATTTAACAGCAAAGCATGCCCTATCAATCGAGAGTTGTAGTGATTTCACACATTACAGAACAAGCATAAATATTCCATCGATGTACCAAAACTGGTCCTAATAATATTAACATCTTCTGCCACAAACAAATGTTCTCTAACGAAGCAAAATACGGAACTTGAAGCATGACTACGAAGAAAGAGTACAGTTCTTGCAAATATATAGATGGTGGTCGATTCGGTCACTAGAGTTTAGAATTGAAGCATACTCCCAGTTGGTGGTGGTTAAAATTCAATTCATGAATCCTTGGGGGAAGATTGTCGAATCCTGCGCTGATGAACATCCCAGTTGTACACCCGAGCAATTGTTACCTGATTGATAGTAGTCAAAGCATCACGATTACCAGCAATAAGAAATATATGTTGGTTACTAAACAGACGCATATAAGCATTACAATTTCAGAATTAATTTCTTTCTTCAGCCTCTAGTGCAATTATAGACCTTAGACTTTAGCAAATTTCACACACTTTAATGCCAATAACTAAAAGACGTGAAAGCATAAATCCACAAACTGATTCTTTCAAATTTAGTACCTGGGTTATTGTCACTTGATCTCTCAAGAATTGTAGATCAGCAAGAAGAACTTCTAAACTGGCTCTAGCATTGTCTAAGTTCTTTCGTAGAAGAGCTGTAGCCTGCATCAAAGTATTACAGAAGAACTGATGCTCGCGTCCTAAACTCAAAAGTATTAAACAGCTAATATAAGAAGTGGCATACCTCTTCACAAGAATACTCCAACATGACGTTCGCACCCAGCCATAAACAGACTGAATCGGTATCGTCAATGCTAGCTTGTGAATATATCCCTTCGGATACCTCAAAATCTGTAATAAGTTCCTGTGTCGACCCAAGGAAAAAGGACCTAATTAAGAACACTTAGATTGAACTAACACCCTAACGGAGGAAAGAAAcctcaaaatattaatttaaagcTGAAATTCTTTATATTTCAGGAAATGAAGTGCACTCTACATTTGTGATCAATTGACATAATCAACATGTGAACTGACAAGATACCCACATTTCATGTTTAATGACCCATGACTACAGCTTCAACTATTTGGACAATAATTGTTAGAACGACTATATTCCCAACTGCAAGGGAGAGTGCAAACTGCAAAGGCATTCTGTAATTTTAGAGCTAAATATCTTGGATTTCAGTAAGACTCACAGGATCTACCATACTGATATCTGAGTTTTAACTACAGGTTACAAAAAGTATAGAAACAGCATTCCTCTTCCACAATCCACCCACACAACCACCATCTGAagcacacacagacacacacatatCTCTAAAGCACTTCAAGTATAAGCAACACAAGTCCGATCTCAAAATATATAAGAACCTATCTATGTCTCTCATACATAGCATAGGCATAAGTTAATTACACGAGAGCACCTATTTGGAGGAAATAAGGAACAGAAAATATTTCTCAGTAAGGAAGACAAAATGATTTAAGGACACAAGTCATGAAACAGATATGGTAGGAGAGATCCCTCActaagaaagagagaaatgaaagaaaagCGGAAATGGAGAAGAAAAATAAGCAGTACTTAATTTTAACTTAATTAGTCCAGTCTCCACGGCAACTGATAATGTTAAGTAAGAAACACTTAAAGAATCAAATTATAGGGAAAACAAACTCTCAGTATCGTGCAACACCAGTTCGGGTGCTATAACAGTGGGATGCAAGGATTTTTTGAGGGGCAATATTTGTAAGGAACCCTTTAATTTTTGCCATAACTATGCTCAGGTATAAGAGGAAACTTCAAGTCATAAATCAAGTGAAACTAAATGTGTTTGAGGATACATGCTTCACAGATAGGAGTCCAAACAATATAAATGGGAACGTTATTGGGGGAAAATCATGCTGTTAAACATGTCATTGAAATAGAGATAGTTTATGCTATTACATTTGTTACTGCAAAAGGGTGCTAAAAAAACAAACCTCACCAGTACCCTTCTTAGCTTGCAAAGTAGCAACAACATCTAAGCACTTCTCAATATCAGGAATCTTTGCCTGTTAATCAAAATGAGAAAAAATCACAATCCAATATCAATACATAGGCAACCAAAGGTTGGAGACCAAAAGTTGATATGCACATAGTTGAGTCAATCTAATTAGTCAGATGCTTAAGTTACGGGTAGCATCATGAGTGAAACAATTCCATAACATGTATACGTAAAATAATATGATAGAACCAATAAAATCATTTTGTCTCATACCAAGAATTTATCCTTAAAGAGGGTGATCAAAATGGAGTCAAATTAACTGTGAAAACTTGGTTATATTTTTAAGCATAAACTCGGACCCTGTAGCTACAGCTTAGGCTAAAGGCAAACTCCAACATGTTACTATGCCAAGTTCAATTTCATGAGTACCGTCGGAAAACTATAAATGGGCTAAAAACTATGTCAGATACAACGGTGCTGAGTCTGCTGAAACACTTGTAGTTGGGTACTTTTCCAATGAACACTCAAGCCACTCTAACTTA is a window from the Malus domestica chromosome 16, GDT2T_hap1 genome containing:
- the LOC103403527 gene encoding prefoldin subunit 3-like, whose product is MATASSSSSSAAVTERRGIPGAQFVEDVQTYLTQLGLDVNSALAFLQERLQQYKLVEMKLQAQQRDLQAKIPDIEKCLDVVATLQAKKGTGEELITDFEVSEGIYSQASIDDTDSVCLWLGANVMLEYSCEEATALLRKNLDNARASLEVLLADLQFLRDQVTITQVTIARVYNWDVHQRRIRQSSPKDS